In Deltaproteobacteria bacterium, the genomic stretch CGATATCTGAAATTGAGAGAATCAGGGAAAAAAGAACTTTAAGCGGCATAGAAGAATTTGACAGGGTTCTTGGAGGCGGTCTGGTGAATGGATCTGCCGTTCTTATTGGAGGAGACCCGGGAATTGGTAAATCCACCATTCTTCTCCAGTTTATGGAGGCCCTTGCCCAACAGGGAAAAAAGGTTCTTTATGTTTCCGGTGAGGAATCGGCAGAACAGACGAAAATGAGGGGCGAAAGGCTCGGTTCCACATGCAAAGACCTTTTTGTTATGGCAGAAACCTCACTGGAGGTGATTGAAGGTGAGGTGGATAGACTCAAACCGTCGGCACTGGTTGTCGATTCCGTACAGACCGTTTTTACGGAAGAGCTTTCTTCCGCACCGGGCAGCATCAGCCAGGTTCGGGAAGTGGCGGGAAGACTGATCTGTCATGCAAAGAAGAGCGGTATGGCGCTTTTCCTGGTAGGTCATGTGACCAAAGACGGCGCCATTGCAGGCCCTCGCGTTCTGGAACATATGGTCGATACGGTATTATATTTTGAGGGCGACAGGGGGCATCCTTACAGGATTTTGAGAACCGTGAAAAACCGCTTTGGCTCTACCAACGAAATCGGGGTTTTTGAAATGAAGGAAGAAGGGCTTGAAGAGGTGAGAAATCCTTCCATGCTCTTTCTTTCCGAAAGGCCGGAGAATGTTTCCGGAACCGTCGTTGTCCCCAGCCTTGAAGGGACAAGGCCCGTTCTTCTTGAACTGCAGTCACTGGTAGCACCTTCCAGTTTTGGCGCTCCCAGGAGGACCTCTATGGGAGTAGATCACAACAGGGTATCTCTTGTTGCAGCGATCATGGAGAAAAAGCTGGGCATGAAATTTGTCGATATGGATATATTTGTTAATATCATAGGAGGAATAAAGATGGAAGAACCGGCCGTTGATCTTCCTCTTGCCCTTTCTCTCGCTTCCAGTTTTCTTGACAGGCCCGTTCCTGCCCATACGGTGATCTTTGGTGAAGTGGGACTTGCCGGTGAGGTGAGAGGCATCGGGCAGGCGGATCTGAGGCTGAAGGAAGCCGCTAAAATGGGTTTTAAAAGAGCTATTCTTCCGAAAAATAATATGGAACGCCTAAAGACAAAAGGCATTGAGATAACAGGTGTTGCCACAATCAGGGAGGCCCTTGATGCGGCATTGTAAAATGAAATTGCTCGCACTCATCCTCTGCGTATCCCTGTCAGGGTGTGCATCTCGGACTGCAGATAGACCGGCGCCGGCGATTGCAAACAATGATGAAATCTTTAACTCTTTCTCCATAGCGGAGTATGGATATGATGAGCCTCTTACTGCTCATGAATCCATTTCTGCCGGGGAGAAAGAAGAAGAAATCCCCCCGCTTCCTGTTTATAAACTGAAAAAAGAGGAGAGAACGATTGCCGTCCAGGTTCTGCTTATTGATTGCAATAACCTGGAAGAACTTGATGACAGACTGAAAACATTAAGGGAATCCGGTGTTAATACGCTAATATTCAGGGTATTTCATAACAAAGGCGACAGGTTTTACTCTTTTGCCGATCCCAAAAATGACAGGGGAGTTTACTTCAAAAGTAAGCATGCCCCCCTTGTTGATGATATTCTTGCTGATGTTGCCCGAATCAGTCACAAAAACGGGATCAAAATTTTTGCCTGGATGACTACCCGTTATGCCGATTATGGTGTTGAGCATAAAAGAGAGTGGCAGGCAGCAGCATACGACCTTAAAGGGGGTGGCTATGTCAGGGCCAGGGGACTTAACCTTTTTAACAGGGATGTTAAAAATCACCTTATCAATCTTTACAGGGACCTTGCTGCCTATAACGTTGATGGTATTCTTTTTCAGGATGACCTTGTTTTAAGGCATTCTGAAGGTTTCAGCCGTGATGCCAGGCTTGCCTTTGCCAGGGAGTCCGGACTAATGCCGGACCCGAATTTGCTATACAGGGAGGTCATAGAAAGCAGGAGCGGTAAAATGATGGTAACAGCCTACGGCGATCTGTTTTGGGAGTGGAGCCGCTGGAAAAACAGGCGCCTCATGAGGCTGGCATCGGAAATCATGACAGAATCGAAGAAGGTAAACAGTAATATAAAGTTTGCGCTTAATCTCATGTATGAAGCAGCTCTTAAACCGAAGGAGGCTCTTGCCTGGTTGTCACAGGACCTTAATGAGGCCGTTAAAACCGGTTTTGATTATTATGCCATTATGGCCTATCATCTCCAGATGGGAGAAGAGCTTGGCCTGGAGGGAAGCAATCTTTATTCGGTAGTGGCGCAACTTGTTGAAAATGCGCTCAAAAAAGTAAATGATCCTGAAAAAATAATGATTAAACTTCAGATTGCAGACTGGAAGAGTAAAAAGAGAGTGTCTCATGATGAAATTAATAAAATAGTCAAAATTGTGAGGGAAAAAGGCAATACCAGTCTGGCTTTTGTTCCTTATTACGGGAAATTTGACTTCAGAAAAATCATGCCTGCCATAAACAGCCCTTCAACGCTTGCTTTGCAGGCGAAATTTTAGATTGACTTTTTCCTCACCCCTCCCCCAAAAATCCCCTTGCCGGATATGCAGTAAAAAGGAGCTTCTTCTGCCTTAATACCTTGTATTTAAAGGGCTTTATAGCGAATCCTTCCAAAATTTCTATCCATTTGCTTTTAACAAAAATGGCAGCTAAACTTGCTAAAAAAGATCTTCTTTTGCTTAAAAAAAGAAAAAGCTGAAACTTTTAGCGGGGCCTGCTGTCAAAAAAATAGAAGTCAGATGAATTGATGAATTGATGAATTGATGAATTGATGAATTGATGAATTGATGAATTGATGAATTGATGAATTGATGAATTTTGCAAATGAGGGTATAGCTATGTATTATAAGGTTCTAATGGAGGGGGGGCATGTGGGGTCAGGGAAATCATATGATATGTGCCGGTATTTTAAGGCGAGTAATGTTGCGGCTATTTTTGATTTACTTGGAAGGATGCCCCGGTTAAAGTCAAAAGGCTTTAGCAAATCTGTTAAGCTTATTGAAAGGGTCAGCGAAGAGGAATTTCGCCAGGGAAGATATCAAGAAAAGGATAATGCCTATCTGGCAACCTATTATTAATAGTTTTTGAGGTATCTCTTCTCTTTTTTTTCATTATTTCTTCAAAGTAGTTTGTCTCCTGCCTTGCTAAAAGGGTAAATACAGGAATATGCCTTTTACCCTCTGCTAATTTTTTATTGCCATCATTCCAGTCTGTTTTTATCGTAACTTTTCTCCAGGGTTGTTTTTTACGAAAGTAGATGATTTATTGAGCTTTCTCCTTTATTATATAAAATTACCCAAAGATTTCCCATGACCGAAGGTAATATTTTATGATTAAAAGAAGAGAGACAAGACAACTTTTCGTCGGTAATGTCAAGGTAGGTGGTGGCGCGCCTGTTTCTGTTCAATCCATGACCAATACGAAGACGGCTGATTGCCGGGCCACCATTGCCCAGATCAAGTCACTTGCCGAGGCGGGTTGTGAGATTGTCCGCATTGCCGTTCTTAATATGGAGGATGCAAAATCCATCGGTCAAATCGTTAGTGAATCGGAAATTCCTGTTATTGCCGATATTCATTTTAATCACAGCCTTGCTATAGAGTCTGTCCGGCAGGGTGTGCATGGCTTGAGATTAAATCCCGGTAATATTGGCGGGAAAAAAAGAGTTAAGCAAGTGGTTGAAGTTGCCGGTGCTCATAATATTCCCATTCGAATCGGCGTCAATGCGGGTTCTCTTGAAAAGGAAATCCTGGAAAAATACGGTTATCCGACGGCAGCAGGGATGGTGGAAAGCGCGATGAATCATATCGCTATTCTGGAAGAATTCGATTTCTGCAATATAAAGGTTTCCCTTAAAGCCTCCGATGTTCCGAGAACTATCGAAGCCTATCGTGAATTGTCAAAACGGGTCGACTATCCGCTCCATCTTGGTGTGACGGAAGCCGGCACCTCCTTTTCGGGAACCATCAAGTCCGCTGTCGGTGTGGGAACGCTGCTTGCCGAAGGTATTGGTGATACGATCAGAGTGTCTTTGTCGGCAGACCCTGTGGAAGAGGTTAAAGTGGGCTTTGAGATCCTGAAATCACTGCAGATCCGATCAAAGGGGGTCAATGTTATATCTTGCCCTACCTGTGGCAGAATGCAGGTTGATCTAATCAGGCTGGCTAATGAAGTAGAGAAACGGTTGGCACATATTGAGGCGCCCTTGAATGTCTCCGTTCTCGGTTGTGTTGTCAATGGTATTGGTGAAGCCCTGGAGGCCGATGCGGGAATTGCGGGAGGCAAAGATGAGGGCCTTCTTTTTTCAGAGGGAGAAGTTGTCGGCAAAATAGCTGAAGATAAACTGGTTGATGCACTCGTTGATGAAGTTGAAAAAATTGCCGCACGTAATGACTAGATTGAAAAAGGAAAAAAGTGACTAACCATACGGTATTATCTTTAATTAGCGGGCTTTTTCTCCTCCTTTATGGCGTAAAGATTGCGGGAGAGGGTTTTCAGCGGGCTGCCGGACCGAAGTTAAGGCAGATACTTTACTATGTGACAAGTAATCGACTTGTCGGTGTCACTATCGGCGCGCTTGTCACTGCCGTTATCCAAAGCAGCAGCGCCACAACAGTTATGATTGTCGGTTTTGTCAGTTCAGGCTTGATAAACCTCGCCCAGGCCGTCGGCGTCGTTCTTGGCGCCAATATAGGAACAACATTTACCGTTCAGCTTATTGCTTTTAAAATATATGATTATGCCGTCATTATGGTTGGTATCGGCGCTGCGCTTGTCCTCTTTGGAAGAAAGAAAAATATTGTTTTTACGGGACAGGGAATTCTGGGTTTTGCGCTTATCTTTCTTTCTATGAAAATAATGTCTGATGCCATGATTCCCATGAAGGACAGCCGATTATTCAGGGAGATCCTGCTCTCCATGGAAGGAAATACCATTGGCCTTCTTTTGATCTCTACCATTTTTACAGGCATTGTTCAAAGCAGCGCGGCAACGATCGGTGTTGCCCTTGCCCTTTCTCTCCAGGGACTTATCAGCATTGACGGCGCCTTGCCTATAATATTGGGCGCAAATGTGGGTACCTGTATTACGGCTGCACTTTCAGCAATGAATGTTACTAACGAAGCAAAAAAAGTGGCTGTCGTGCATGTACTCTTTAATGTGCTCGGTGTTATCGTTTTTTTGCCGCTCCTCGGTATTTTCAGGGATATTGTTTTTATGACGTCGGCAGAGCTTTCGCGACAGATTGCCAATGCACATACTTTTTTTAATTTTACCGTTACCATCCTCTTTATTCCTTTTACGACTCATCTTGCCCGTCTCGCTGATAAGGTGATACCCGAAGAGGACGATGCAGAGATGAGGTTCAAGCCGAAATATCTGAATGTTCAGGTCCTTGAAAGCCCCGATGTCGCCTTTGGGCTGGCCACGAGGGAGGCCTTGAGGATGGCTGATATAGCTCAGGAGATGTTCTCCAAGTGCATATACGTCATTATAAAAGATGACCAGGATTTGCTGGTGCGTGTCGAGGAAATGGATGACCAGCTTGATATACTTGATAAAGAGATTAAACTCTATATTACCAAGATATCTCAGAAAGCGCTGACGGAAGGCGAGTCAAAAAGAGAGGTTGCCATATTGACGCTTGTTAATGACCTCGAAAATATTGGTGATATTATTGATAAGAATATTATGGAACTGGCAAAGAAAAAAATTTCAACAGGGCTCAGTTTTTCAACGGAAGGACAGAAAGAGATTA encodes the following:
- the radA gene encoding DNA repair protein RadA translates to MAKVKVKSIYSCQNCGGQSPKWLGRCPDCGQWNSLVEETFSSAAPAPRKVKRLAAVSPKPISEIERIREKRTLSGIEEFDRVLGGGLVNGSAVLIGGDPGIGKSTILLQFMEALAQQGKKVLYVSGEESAEQTKMRGERLGSTCKDLFVMAETSLEVIEGEVDRLKPSALVVDSVQTVFTEELSSAPGSISQVREVAGRLICHAKKSGMALFLVGHVTKDGAIAGPRVLEHMVDTVLYFEGDRGHPYRILRTVKNRFGSTNEIGVFEMKEEGLEEVRNPSMLFLSERPENVSGTVVVPSLEGTRPVLLELQSLVAPSSFGAPRRTSMGVDHNRVSLVAAIMEKKLGMKFVDMDIFVNIIGGIKMEEPAVDLPLALSLASSFLDRPVPAHTVIFGEVGLAGEVRGIGQADLRLKEAAKMGFKRAILPKNNMERLKTKGIEITGVATIREALDAAL
- a CDS encoding family 10 glycosylhydrolase; translated protein: MRHCKMKLLALILCVSLSGCASRTADRPAPAIANNDEIFNSFSIAEYGYDEPLTAHESISAGEKEEEIPPLPVYKLKKEERTIAVQVLLIDCNNLEELDDRLKTLRESGVNTLIFRVFHNKGDRFYSFADPKNDRGVYFKSKHAPLVDDILADVARISHKNGIKIFAWMTTRYADYGVEHKREWQAAAYDLKGGGYVRARGLNLFNRDVKNHLINLYRDLAAYNVDGILFQDDLVLRHSEGFSRDARLAFARESGLMPDPNLLYREVIESRSGKMMVTAYGDLFWEWSRWKNRRLMRLASEIMTESKKVNSNIKFALNLMYEAALKPKEALAWLSQDLNEAVKTGFDYYAIMAYHLQMGEELGLEGSNLYSVVAQLVENALKKVNDPEKIMIKLQIADWKSKKRVSHDEINKIVKIVREKGNTSLAFVPYYGKFDFRKIMPAINSPSTLALQAKF
- the ispG gene encoding flavodoxin-dependent (E)-4-hydroxy-3-methylbut-2-enyl-diphosphate synthase; this encodes MIKRRETRQLFVGNVKVGGGAPVSVQSMTNTKTADCRATIAQIKSLAEAGCEIVRIAVLNMEDAKSIGQIVSESEIPVIADIHFNHSLAIESVRQGVHGLRLNPGNIGGKKRVKQVVEVAGAHNIPIRIGVNAGSLEKEILEKYGYPTAAGMVESAMNHIAILEEFDFCNIKVSLKASDVPRTIEAYRELSKRVDYPLHLGVTEAGTSFSGTIKSAVGVGTLLAEGIGDTIRVSLSADPVEEVKVGFEILKSLQIRSKGVNVISCPTCGRMQVDLIRLANEVEKRLAHIEAPLNVSVLGCVVNGIGEALEADAGIAGGKDEGLLFSEGEVVGKIAEDKLVDALVDEVEKIAARND
- a CDS encoding Na/Pi cotransporter family protein, with the protein product MTNHTVLSLISGLFLLLYGVKIAGEGFQRAAGPKLRQILYYVTSNRLVGVTIGALVTAVIQSSSATTVMIVGFVSSGLINLAQAVGVVLGANIGTTFTVQLIAFKIYDYAVIMVGIGAALVLFGRKKNIVFTGQGILGFALIFLSMKIMSDAMIPMKDSRLFREILLSMEGNTIGLLLISTIFTGIVQSSAATIGVALALSLQGLISIDGALPIILGANVGTCITAALSAMNVTNEAKKVAVVHVLFNVLGVIVFLPLLGIFRDIVFMTSAELSRQIANAHTFFNFTVTILFIPFTTHLARLADKVIPEEDDAEMRFKPKYLNVQVLESPDVAFGLATREALRMADIAQEMFSKCIYVIIKDDQDLLVRVEEMDDQLDILDKEIKLYITKISQKALTEGESKREVAILTLVNDLENIGDIIDKNIMELAKKKISTGLSFSTEGQKEIIDFFSKVADNFEMAISAFATGDSDLAWKVLKNKEKLGNLERELKAAHISRLHKGLKESIDTSSIHLDLLSNLKRINHHIINISYPLIGIREEKGE